CTATTGTTGTAACAACGGCGAAAAACGGCTCCAGGCCGAAAAGCTTAAAAATATCTTGCTGGTCCTGGCGGTTGGAGGTCGTGGCCAGCCCGCACGGCTTCTTCACCCGAAGCATCCCGGCAAGGAATTCCTTGGCCCCCGGAACAAGTTCCAGGCATCCATCATTCACAAGACGACGGTAAACGCTTCTTTTTTTCTCAATCAATTTTTCTGCATTCAGATCCTGTTCGATTTTCATCTTCCGCGCCCAGTACTTTATTACCTCCGGCTCGGACCTGCCCCTCCAGTTAACATCATGCGGGTCAAGCAAAACGCCGTAAAGGGCGAGAAAAGCCTCCTGATATGCCAGAAACTTCACCGGTTCTGAATTGACTATTACCCCGTCCATGTCGAAAATAAGACCGCCGGCAGTCTCAATGAGGTCAGAAATCCGGCCGGTTGCAGGTGAGGGGTCAGACCAATTTCCGGTTGACGCTTTCACAAATGCGGTTCAGCCTCCTCATCATTTCTTCGAACTGGGCGAAGGATAGCTGCTGCTCCTTATCGCTTTTAGCCGTATCCGGATTGGGATGCACCTCCACCAAAATTCCGTCAATTTCCATTGCTGCAGCCGCCTGGGCAATTAACGGCACCTGGGCCGATCTGCCCATCGCGTGAGATGGATCAATTACGATTGGCAGATGGCTGATTTCCCTCAGCAACGCCGCAGAGCAAACGTCAAGGCAAAAGCGAGTTTGCGGCTCAAAGGTCCTGATTCCTCTCTCGCACAGGATGACATTCGGGTTTCCGTTGGACATAATGAAATCGACAGCCTGCAAAAACTCTTTTATTGTAGCCATAAATCCCCGCTTAAGCAGTACGGGTTTATTAATCCCCCCGCACTGCGCGAGCAAATTAAAAAGATACATTGATTTTGTTCCGATCTGGATGATATCGGCGCAATCAGCAACCTCA
The Bacillota bacterium DNA segment above includes these coding regions:
- a CDS encoding HAD family phosphatase, translating into MKASTGNWSDPSPATGRISDLIETAGGLIFDMDGVIVNSEPVKFLAYQEAFLALYGVLLDPHDVNWRGRSEPEVIKYWARKMKIEQDLNAEKLIEKKRSVYRRLVNDGCLELVPGAKEFLAGMLRVKKPCGLATTSNRQDQQDIFKLFGLEPFFAVVTTIEDIKRPKPEPEIYLKTAKSLGLAPGRCIAFEDSPPGYTAAKLAGMEVVCVLTSCGKEDFEGSFFWIKNFTELL